One Campylobacter concisus DNA window includes the following coding sequences:
- a CDS encoding ABC transporter ATP-binding protein, whose product MQNALELKNICKIFGDVKALDDISFEVKKGEWVSVMGPSGSGKSTLVNILSLMDTPSSGVYMLGGDDASNLNADDTLKFRREKIGLVFQQFHLVPYLSALENVMIAQYYHSSVDEDDAKKALEAVGLSHRLTHRPSQLSGGEQQRLCIARSLINDPEILIADEPTGNLDEANERIILDLFCKLRKEGKTILLVTHNPDLGEYGDKIVYLRHGKLEKIRTIENPKVPNAI is encoded by the coding sequence ATGCAAAATGCACTAGAACTTAAAAATATTTGTAAAATTTTTGGCGATGTAAAAGCACTTGATGATATAAGTTTTGAGGTTAAAAAGGGAGAGTGGGTCAGCGTCATGGGACCAAGCGGTAGTGGCAAGAGTACGCTTGTAAATATCCTTTCTCTAATGGATACTCCAAGTAGTGGCGTATATATGCTTGGTGGCGATGATGCGAGCAACCTAAATGCCGATGATACGCTTAAATTTAGACGTGAAAAGATCGGACTTGTCTTTCAGCAGTTTCACCTAGTGCCATATCTTAGCGCACTTGAAAACGTGATGATAGCGCAGTATTATCACAGCTCAGTTGATGAAGATGATGCTAAAAAGGCGCTTGAGGCAGTTGGCCTCTCTCACAGACTAACGCACAGACCAAGTCAGCTAAGTGGTGGCGAGCAACAACGCCTTTGTATCGCGCGCTCACTCATAAACGACCCTGAAATTTTAATAGCAGATGAGCCAACTGGTAACCTTGACGAGGCAAATGAGAGGATCATACTTGATCTATTTTGCAAGCTAAGAAAAGAGGGTAAGACGATACTTCTAGTCACTCACAACCCAGATCTAGGCGAATATGGCGATAAGATCGTCTATCTAAGACACGGCAAGCTAGAGAAAATTCGCACTATCGAAAATCCAAAGGTACCAAATGCGATATAA
- a CDS encoding TlpA family protein disulfide reductase yields the protein MRYKILLLCLVSALVLGCVKQYEKHHITLNDSSGIDTQFFPTEKRLKIGDKPYMLFFFGTDCGVCKAAIPDLNALEKEYGKEVQFIGILGPSKGFDKDIEILKEHNITFKTTSDKVSVDYFSKAVGGVMGVPVIYFFDKDGKMRSKFIGLTPKSVLEGAIRSLL from the coding sequence ATGCGATATAAAATTTTACTTTTATGCCTAGTCTCAGCCCTAGTTTTGGGCTGCGTCAAGCAGTATGAGAAGCACCACATCACGCTAAATGACTCAAGTGGCATCGATACGCAGTTTTTCCCTACCGAAAAGCGCCTAAAGATCGGCGATAAGCCATATATGCTCTTTTTCTTTGGCACGGACTGCGGAGTGTGCAAGGCTGCGATCCCTGATCTAAACGCGCTTGAAAAAGAGTATGGCAAAGAGGTTCAATTTATCGGCATTTTAGGACCTAGCAAGGGTTTTGATAAGGATATCGAAATCTTAAAAGAGCACAACATCACCTTTAAAACTACAAGTGACAAGGTCTCGGTGGATTACTTCAGCAAGGCAGTTGGTGGCGTTATGGGCGTGCCAGTTATCTATTTTTTTGATAAAGATGGTAAGATGCGATCAAAATTTATCGGTCTTACACCAAAAAGTGTGCTTGAAGGTGCTATAAGATCGCTCTTATAG
- a CDS encoding DUF2920 family protein, whose protein sequence is MLVNGSYEILSCDDVELGIKRSSALSFYACYDDVKEAKALLVIIPGLGADSDSGYRTHLMQTMAENYDVACISVDYHCIGNRPQLGAKFGLDDIDREILTRELSSIGINLPIDLKSIDCHEKVDLLLKFLSKEITIRKESGILPADFRLNASITMVPTKNEYQNFGVMQAMDVLNAVLYTKKYINSAKFEHLPVIMVGSSHGGYLAHMCAKIAPWLVDAVIDNSSYAIFLWRLIGFGKEIDFTSYPCFSTDTLYQNLCLYFFDKTYWTPNEKSPYYFSDAREEIRNILNLDHLTVQSSYKKPVYVSHHCIYDTDIAPSKDKTKLYETLKKLNFDATLHMIKDESEVDGKFIKSLTHGMGMSYKLLLQRELPGVMKKILSKKDKKDEINEKCIEYKCGDLFYKFSEVSDQIRLEVTNI, encoded by the coding sequence ATGCTAGTTAATGGAAGCTACGAAATTTTATCTTGTGATGATGTGGAGCTTGGCATCAAAAGAAGTTCTGCTTTATCATTTTATGCCTGTTATGACGATGTCAAGGAGGCAAAAGCTCTTTTAGTCATCATCCCTGGTCTTGGAGCAGACTCTGACTCTGGATATAGAACTCATCTCATGCAGACCATGGCAGAGAACTATGATGTGGCATGCATTAGTGTGGACTATCACTGTATAGGCAACCGCCCACAGCTTGGGGCGAAATTTGGACTTGATGATATAGATCGCGAAATCTTAACAAGAGAGCTGTCAAGCATAGGTATAAATTTACCAATCGATCTAAAAAGTATCGACTGCCACGAGAAGGTTGATTTGCTACTTAAATTTCTTAGTAAAGAGATAACTATTCGAAAAGAGAGCGGTATTTTGCCGGCTGATTTTAGGCTAAATGCTAGCATTACGATGGTTCCAACAAAAAATGAATATCAAAATTTTGGCGTTATGCAAGCAATGGACGTGCTAAATGCCGTGCTTTATACAAAAAAATATATAAATAGTGCCAAATTTGAACATCTACCAGTGATAATGGTAGGCAGCTCACATGGTGGATACTTGGCACATATGTGCGCTAAGATCGCTCCATGGCTAGTTGATGCGGTGATAGATAATAGCTCTTATGCTATATTTTTATGGCGACTTATTGGTTTTGGTAAAGAGATTGATTTTACTAGTTATCCTTGTTTTAGCACTGACACTTTGTATCAAAATTTATGTCTTTATTTTTTTGATAAGACCTACTGGACACCTAATGAGAAATCACCATATTATTTTAGTGATGCAAGAGAAGAGATAAGAAATATCCTAAATTTAGATCATTTAACTGTTCAAAGTAGCTATAAAAAACCAGTTTACGTTAGCCATCACTGCATTTATGACACAGATATAGCCCCATCAAAGGATAAAACCAAGCTTTACGAGACTCTTAAGAAGCTAAATTTTGACGCGACACTTCATATGATAAAAGATGAGAGCGAGGTTGATGGCAAATTTATAAAGTCTCTAACTCACGGCATGGGGATGTCTTATAAACTGCTTTTGCAAAGAGAGCTTCCTGGCGTTATGAAGAAAATTTTGTCTAAAAAAGATAAAAAAGATGAGATCAATGAAAAATGTATAGAGTATAAGTGTGGTGATTTGTTTTATAAATTTAGTGAAGTCTCAGATCAGATAAGGCTTGAAGTTACCAATATTTAA
- a CDS encoding tetratricopeptide repeat protein encodes MADDEVVVLKPPGEQAEQAPEEAKSEAPEEIVSLESIASDGVLQDESIPEPIPVKKSKKKLFIIIGAAALALVILIVVLLIVLLKKDKKEEIDTTAIVKNIENNYQTQNFGASKIDEMINKANQLYERGNKFEALKIYENIAVYNQSLSNYNLGVSQMKQEKCDEAIISFNKAITDRENTAVSAINAAVCSLELNNTKNFNYYIGLADSFLQYENSSPLYSYYYALVNYYKGNYYEALQALSHPSTEDYKGEYAYLSAKILSLLGDDERAIAKLEGQKAFKADFTLAQLYARLGKYDKARDYLTKASKNTPNIDLIKMTEALIDLKTADYGDAAAFIKDVYDYNASMPSKIYKIKTILKPDLFDVSLAQAHFSDDMFFDRTRRYETLFYFAPYKVFDAKQSIEQIRKGGVSVFLDDTSAANDYLSQSAAASKVNAKLSEAIAKALNYRLKEANKDFEELAKAYPNHSILQYNLALSYAQLGNFSLAAKHFIASYHQDVNNHLSGIFGAICMDTNRNLNPKLVEEIGENLENDKSLKPVNLYASLLSLVSGNQSAMIRWLEEPKEPTTLNLAFDIIIAKISNNDELMSKKADELMKILPNDIIANILNFISKNKDQNVKEYAKAIQIYFIDKNLDSNAFYHGADIIKKQYIKLLQISGLLTRERDKLRDELKEAPKNINLIQTLAYVDIFTNDFDESYKLYNEVIDEFKINDAGTLFLASVAATGANKITNAIALLELTKLNDPSAVENRAALGFMYQQIDNIKAALIQYSKVGNVEYNNEFYDFMIDN; translated from the coding sequence GTGGCTGATGACGAGGTTGTAGTTCTAAAACCACCTGGCGAGCAAGCAGAGCAAGCGCCTGAAGAGGCAAAATCCGAGGCACCTGAAGAGATCGTCTCGCTTGAGAGCATCGCAAGTGATGGCGTGCTTCAAGATGAGAGCATCCCAGAGCCAATACCAGTAAAAAAGAGCAAGAAAAAGCTCTTTATCATCATCGGTGCGGCTGCTTTGGCACTTGTCATCTTGATAGTTGTTTTGCTAATCGTCTTGCTAAAAAAAGATAAAAAAGAGGAGATAGACACTACAGCTATCGTAAAAAATATAGAAAACAACTACCAAACGCAAAATTTTGGCGCTTCAAAGATAGATGAGATGATAAACAAGGCTAACCAGCTTTACGAGCGTGGCAATAAATTTGAAGCGTTAAAAATTTATGAAAACATAGCTGTTTATAACCAGTCACTTTCAAACTACAACCTCGGCGTTTCGCAGATGAAACAAGAAAAATGTGACGAGGCGATCATCTCGTTTAACAAAGCGATAACTGACCGTGAAAACACCGCAGTTAGCGCCATAAACGCCGCTGTTTGCTCACTTGAGCTAAATAACACCAAAAATTTCAACTACTACATAGGGCTTGCAGACTCCTTTTTGCAGTATGAAAACAGCTCGCCACTTTACAGCTACTACTATGCGCTGGTTAATTATTACAAGGGTAATTATTACGAGGCGCTACAAGCACTCTCGCACCCTAGCACAGAGGACTATAAGGGCGAGTATGCTTATTTGAGCGCAAAAATTTTATCGCTTCTTGGCGATGATGAGAGAGCCATAGCTAAGCTTGAAGGGCAAAAGGCGTTTAAAGCTGATTTTACGCTAGCACAGCTCTACGCAAGACTTGGTAAATACGACAAGGCAAGGGACTATCTAACAAAGGCTTCTAAAAATACGCCAAATATCGATCTTATCAAGATGACTGAGGCGCTAATCGATCTAAAAACAGCTGATTATGGCGATGCGGCGGCATTTATCAAAGATGTTTATGACTACAACGCCTCGATGCCAAGTAAAATTTACAAGATAAAGACCATCCTAAAGCCAGATCTTTTTGACGTTAGCCTAGCTCAGGCGCACTTTAGCGACGATATGTTTTTTGATAGAACAAGGCGCTATGAGACGCTATTTTATTTTGCGCCGTATAAGGTTTTTGACGCAAAACAGAGCATCGAGCAGATAAGAAAAGGTGGAGTTAGCGTCTTTTTAGATGACACCTCAGCGGCAAATGACTACCTTAGCCAAAGTGCCGCCGCCTCAAAGGTCAATGCCAAACTTAGCGAAGCCATCGCAAAGGCACTTAACTACCGCTTAAAAGAGGCAAACAAGGACTTTGAAGAGCTTGCCAAAGCCTACCCAAACCACTCGATCTTGCAGTATAACCTAGCTCTTAGCTACGCTCAGCTTGGAAATTTTAGCCTTGCAGCAAAACACTTTATAGCAAGCTACCATCAGGACGTAAATAACCACCTTTCAGGTATCTTTGGGGCTATCTGCATGGATACAAATAGAAATTTAAACCCAAAACTAGTTGAAGAGATCGGCGAAAATTTAGAAAACGACAAGAGCCTAAAGCCTGTAAATTTATATGCCTCACTTTTAAGCCTAGTTAGCGGCAACCAAAGTGCGATGATAAGGTGGCTTGAAGAGCCAAAAGAGCCTACGACGCTAAATTTAGCCTTTGATATCATCATCGCTAAAATTTCAAACAACGATGAGCTAATGTCAAAAAAAGCTGATGAGCTTATGAAAATTTTGCCAAACGACATCATCGCAAATATCTTAAATTTCATCTCTAAAAACAAAGATCAAAACGTCAAAGAGTATGCAAAAGCGATACAAATTTACTTCATCGATAAAAATCTCGACTCAAATGCCTTCTACCACGGCGCTGATATCATCAAAAAGCAATACATCAAGCTGCTTCAGATCTCAGGTCTGCTAACAAGGGAGCGCGATAAGCTAAGAGACGAGCTAAAAGAGGCTCCAAAAAATATAAATTTGATCCAAACTCTAGCCTACGTGGATATCTTTACAAATGACTTTGATGAGAGCTATAAGCTTTATAATGAGGTCATAGACGAGTTTAAGATAAATGACGCTGGAACGCTCTTTTTAGCGAGTGTAGCAGCCACTGGAGCGAACAAAATAACAAATGCGATCGCACTTTTGGAGCTTACAAAGCTAAATGATCCAAGCGCTGTTGAAAACAGAGCCGCCCTTGGCTTTATGTATCAGCAAATCGATAACATAAAAGCAGCTCTTATACAATACAGCAAAGTAGGAAACGTAGAATATAACAACGAATTTTATGATTTTATGATAGATAACTAG
- the serS gene encoding serine--tRNA ligase has product MINLKLLETNYDEFVKKLEGKNVKASLLDELLHTFNELKQKRKALENFQAIQNAKSKELGVKARAGEDVSELKSELNLNKAALADADEIVKQYEEKLEQISFSVPNITDDDVPFGKDEDDNVCIKTVLEPTKFDFKPKEHWELGESLGWLDFERGAKLSGSRFTVLRGMGARLSRALVNYMIDFNNARGFELVNVPYLVSSNTLFGTGQLPKFEEDLYKVRDEDLYLIPTSEVPVTNLYNDTIIEAEQLPIKMTCYSACFRQEAGSAGRDTRGMIRQHQFEKVELVSITKPDQSEGVLAEMISCASDLLTSLGLPHRHMLLCSGDLGFSAAKTVDLEVWLPGQGKYREISSISNTRDFQARRAKIRFKDGKKNMLVNTLNGSSLAVGRTLIAIMENYQKADGTIEIPEVLKRYM; this is encoded by the coding sequence ATGATAAATTTAAAACTACTTGAGACAAACTACGATGAATTCGTAAAAAAACTAGAGGGCAAAAACGTTAAAGCTAGCTTGCTAGACGAGCTTTTACACACTTTTAACGAGCTAAAGCAAAAGCGCAAAGCACTTGAAAATTTCCAAGCTATCCAAAACGCAAAGAGCAAGGAGCTTGGCGTAAAAGCAAGAGCTGGTGAAGATGTGAGCGAGCTTAAGAGTGAGCTAAATTTAAACAAAGCTGCCCTTGCTGACGCTGATGAGATCGTTAAACAATATGAAGAAAAGCTTGAGCAAATTTCATTTAGCGTGCCAAATATCACTGACGATGACGTGCCATTTGGCAAGGACGAGGACGATAACGTCTGCATAAAAACGGTGCTTGAGCCAACTAAATTTGACTTTAAGCCAAAGGAGCACTGGGAGCTAGGTGAGAGCCTTGGCTGGCTTGACTTTGAAAGGGGCGCAAAGCTCTCAGGATCTCGCTTTACCGTGCTTCGCGGCATGGGAGCAAGGCTTAGTAGAGCGCTTGTTAATTACATGATCGACTTTAACAACGCGCGAGGCTTTGAGCTTGTAAATGTCCCTTATTTGGTAAGCTCAAATACACTTTTTGGCACCGGTCAGCTGCCTAAATTTGAAGAGGATCTTTACAAGGTGCGTGACGAGGATCTCTATCTCATCCCAACTAGCGAAGTGCCTGTGACAAATTTATACAATGACACCATCATTGAAGCCGAGCAGCTACCTATAAAGATGACTTGCTACTCAGCATGCTTCCGCCAAGAGGCAGGCTCAGCAGGACGTGACACAAGAGGCATGATCCGCCAGCACCAGTTTGAAAAAGTTGAGCTTGTAAGCATCACAAAGCCTGATCAAAGCGAGGGCGTACTTGCTGAGATGATATCTTGCGCTAGCGACTTGCTAACTAGCCTTGGTTTGCCTCACCGCCATATGCTTCTTTGCAGTGGCGATCTAGGCTTTAGCGCGGCAAAGACGGTGGATCTTGAGGTCTGGCTACCAGGTCAGGGCAAATACCGCGAGATAAGCTCTATCTCTAATACTCGTGATTTTCAAGCAAGAAGAGCGAAAATTCGCTTTAAAGATGGCAAGAAAAATATGCTTGTAAATACCCTAAATGGCTCAAGTCTGGCAGTTGGCAGGACGCTAATAGCGATAATGGAAAACTATCAAAAAGCTGATGGCACTATCGAAATTCCAGAAGTTCTTAAAAGGTATATGTAG
- a CDS encoding copper resistance protein CopD translates to MQNLYPYAQIIHLFCAIIFVGYLFFDVIILRAASKKMPPELAQKAKQSIGSVAVKIMPICVLLLVLTGGMMMSNWVGSKAGGYFETNLQIAFMIKFCLAMVIVAAVIVNLSCKFIFKRPSPLGNIHPIALTLAVAIVLLAKVMFMV, encoded by the coding sequence ATGCAAAATTTATATCCCTACGCGCAGATAATTCACCTTTTTTGTGCGATTATCTTTGTTGGTTATCTATTTTTTGATGTGATTATATTAAGAGCGGCGAGCAAAAAGATGCCACCAGAGCTCGCTCAAAAGGCAAAACAATCCATCGGCTCAGTAGCTGTTAAGATCATGCCTATTTGCGTACTACTTTTAGTTTTAACTGGTGGCATGATGATGAGTAACTGGGTCGGCAGCAAGGCTGGAGGCTACTTTGAGACAAATTTACAGATCGCTTTTATGATCAAATTTTGCTTAGCGATGGTGATCGTGGCTGCGGTGATAGTAAATTTAAGCTGCAAATTTATATTTAAGCGCCCTAGCCCACTTGGCAACATCCACCCTATCGCACTTACGCTTGCGGTGGCGATCGTATTGCTTGCAAAAGTTATGTTTATGGTTTAA
- the trpS gene encoding tryptophan--tRNA ligase → MRVLTGLQPSGKLHLGNYFASIKQMVDMQEQNEMFMFIANYHAMTSLSNGKALKKNTFDAACAFLALGIDPNKSTFWVQSDVKDVLELYWVLSQYTPMGLLERAHSYKDKVAKGLSSHHGLFSYPVLMAADILLYNAQVVPVGKDQIQHVEIARDIAIKFNNEHGEIFTLPEAKIDENVATVPGTNGEKMSKSYGNTIDIFADAKTLKKQISSIVTDGTPLEEPKQWQNCNVYNIAKLFLDESGQRDLQARYERGGEGHGHFKAYLNELVWDYFKEAREKFEYYQNNPDEVSGILEVGAKKAQNIASTTIKKVREAVGIYR, encoded by the coding sequence ATGAGAGTATTAACCGGCCTCCAACCCTCCGGCAAACTACACCTTGGCAACTATTTTGCCTCGATAAAGCAGATGGTTGATATGCAAGAGCAAAACGAGATGTTTATGTTTATAGCAAACTACCACGCGATGACCAGCCTTAGCAACGGCAAGGCACTAAAGAAAAATACATTTGACGCTGCGTGTGCCTTTTTGGCGCTTGGGATCGACCCAAACAAAAGCACGTTTTGGGTGCAAAGCGACGTTAAAGACGTGCTTGAGCTTTACTGGGTGCTAAGCCAGTATACGCCTATGGGGCTACTTGAGCGCGCGCACAGTTACAAAGACAAGGTCGCAAAAGGCCTTAGCTCGCACCACGGACTCTTTAGCTATCCAGTTTTGATGGCGGCTGATATCTTGCTATATAACGCGCAGGTCGTGCCTGTGGGCAAAGACCAGATCCAGCACGTAGAGATCGCGCGTGATATCGCGATCAAATTTAACAACGAACATGGTGAGATTTTCACTCTGCCTGAGGCAAAGATTGACGAAAATGTCGCTACCGTGCCTGGCACAAATGGCGAAAAGATGAGCAAAAGTTACGGCAATACGATCGATATCTTCGCAGACGCCAAGACACTTAAAAAGCAAATTTCAAGCATCGTGACTGATGGCACACCGCTTGAAGAGCCAAAGCAGTGGCAAAACTGCAATGTCTATAATATCGCAAAGCTATTCTTAGACGAGAGCGGACAGCGCGACTTGCAGGCTAGATATGAGCGTGGCGGCGAGGGACATGGGCATTTTAAAGCCTATCTAAACGAGCTTGTTTGGGACTATTTCAAAGAGGCAAGAGAGAAATTTGAATACTATCAAAACAACCCTGACGAAGTGTCTGGGATTTTAGAGGTGGGCGCTAAAAAGGCTCAAAATATAGCTAGCACAACGATAAAAAAAGTGCGTGAAGCAGTTGGAATTTACAGATAA
- a CDS encoding shikimate kinase, protein MKTKNNNIVLIGFMGVGKGTTARALSKALKTMNLDCDDLLESSQNMKIKAIFDEFGEEYFRQLEKDLAKFLATNVKNAIISTGGGFAKVKNLNKIGTVIYLKASFDAIMQRLKNSKNSEKKIAKRPLLSDLKKAEALHLEREKLYEKKADYIVEVEGKTPKQIVKEIRILLKV, encoded by the coding sequence ATGAAGACAAAGAACAATAATATCGTTTTGATAGGGTTTATGGGCGTTGGCAAGGGCACAACCGCAAGGGCGCTAAGCAAGGCGCTAAAGACGATGAACCTTGACTGCGACGACTTGCTAGAAAGCTCGCAAAATATGAAGATAAAAGCTATCTTTGATGAATTTGGCGAAGAATATTTTAGGCAGCTTGAAAAAGATCTAGCTAAATTTTTAGCCACAAATGTCAAAAATGCGATCATCTCGACAGGTGGGGGCTTTGCAAAGGTTAAAAATTTAAACAAAATAGGCACCGTGATCTATCTAAAAGCAAGCTTTGATGCGATCATGCAGAGGCTAAAAAATAGCAAAAATAGCGAGAAAAAGATCGCTAAACGCCCACTTTTAAGCGACCTAAAAAAGGCTGAGGCGCTTCATCTGGAGCGAGAGAAACTCTATGAGAAAAAGGCTGATTATATCGTTGAAGTGGAGGGCAAAACTCCAAAGCAGATCGTAAAAGAGATAAGGATACTTTTAAAAGTTTAG
- the der gene encoding ribosome biogenesis GTPase Der, translating to MQKVILVGKPNVGKSSLFNRLARRRIAITSDVSGTTRDTNKAKIEVEGKECILIDSGGLDDSSELFKNVKAKTLAEAKNSDVILYMVDGKMMPDDEDRAIFYELSKLNLPIALVINKIDSKKDEQREWEFVSFGAKNSFGISVSHNTGVDELSIWLAKHLEAKVQIKADTSEDFDDFLENYNDEGELSDEIDYESKNIRVGIIGRVNVGKSSLLNALVKESRAVVSDVAGTTIDPVNEIYEHDGRVFEFVDTAGIRKRGKIEGIERYALNRTEKILEETDVALLVLDSSEPLTELDERIAGIASKFELGVIIVLNKWDKSSEEFDELCKEIKDRFKFLSYAPIISVSALGGKRVHKIYPLIVEIYKNYTQKIQTSKLNEVIGEATKAHPLPRNKGRVVKIYYAVQFKTAPIMIALIMNRPKCLHFSYKRYLTNKLRESFSLAGVPIVLIPKKRGESDEDKEQ from the coding sequence TTGCAAAAAGTAATATTAGTAGGCAAGCCAAATGTCGGCAAAAGCTCACTTTTTAACCGCTTAGCAAGAAGACGCATCGCCATAACAAGCGACGTTAGCGGCACTACAAGAGATACAAACAAAGCTAAGATCGAAGTTGAGGGCAAAGAGTGTATATTAATCGACAGCGGCGGGCTTGATGATAGCAGCGAGCTTTTTAAAAACGTAAAAGCAAAGACCTTAGCAGAGGCTAAAAACTCAGACGTTATCCTCTACATGGTCGATGGCAAAATGATGCCAGATGATGAGGATAGAGCCATTTTTTACGAGCTTAGCAAGCTAAATTTACCAATCGCTCTAGTCATCAACAAAATCGATAGCAAAAAAGACGAGCAAAGAGAGTGGGAATTTGTAAGTTTTGGCGCAAAAAACTCATTTGGAATTTCAGTAAGCCACAACACTGGCGTCGATGAGCTTAGCATCTGGCTGGCAAAACACTTAGAAGCGAAAGTGCAGATAAAGGCCGATACGAGTGAAGATTTTGATGATTTTTTAGAAAACTATAACGACGAGGGCGAGCTAAGCGACGAGATAGACTATGAGAGCAAAAACATCAGAGTTGGCATCATAGGCCGCGTAAATGTCGGCAAAAGCTCACTTCTAAACGCTCTTGTAAAAGAGAGTCGCGCCGTCGTTAGCGACGTGGCAGGCACTACGATCGACCCAGTAAATGAAATTTACGAGCATGATGGCAGGGTTTTTGAGTTTGTCGATACTGCTGGTATCAGAAAGCGTGGCAAGATCGAGGGCATCGAGAGATACGCGCTAAATAGAACTGAGAAAATTTTAGAAGAGACAGACGTAGCGCTACTTGTGCTTGATAGCTCTGAGCCACTAACAGAGCTTGACGAGCGTATCGCTGGTATCGCTTCGAAATTTGAGCTTGGCGTCATCATCGTGCTAAACAAATGGGACAAAAGCAGCGAAGAATTTGACGAGCTTTGCAAAGAGATAAAAGATAGGTTTAAATTTCTCTCATACGCGCCTATCATCAGCGTCTCAGCACTTGGCGGCAAAAGAGTGCATAAAATTTACCCGCTCATAGTTGAAATTTACAAAAACTACACCCAAAAAATCCAAACTTCAAAGCTAAATGAAGTGATCGGCGAAGCGACCAAAGCGCATCCACTGCCACGCAACAAAGGCAGGGTCGTAAAAATTTACTACGCAGTGCAGTTTAAAACCGCGCCTATCATGATAGCGCTCATAATGAACCGCCCAAAATGCCTACACTTTAGCTACAAACGCTACCTGACAAACAAGCTTAGAGAGAGCTTTAGTCTAGCTGGCGTGCCTATCGTACTGATCCCTAAAAAACGTGGAGAGAGTGATGAAGACAAAGAACAATAA
- a CDS encoding DMT family transporter gives MLKRFYISHLGIFYMLFACFMFAVTGAFAKYLSKDMPSIEVVFFRNLIGLFIVIYAIYKFPFKQTGGHFFLLMFRGFVGTVALFAFFYNVAHVNLATAFTFQKTNPIFTAILAAIVFKERLSSLGWFAVFLGFGGILLVIQPNLGINKTDIIGIWSGLGAAIAYTSVKELNKSYGTNVIVLSFMLWGSFLPLICMGMAEFFTYEPLDFLFSKFAMPSWHNVVFILLMGLSGYYFQAFMTKAFAVGKKAGVIAAVSYADVIFTLIIGYFMGDALPNHLALAGIVLVVVSGILVVKEK, from the coding sequence ATGTTAAAAAGGTTTTATATTTCACATCTTGGCATTTTTTATATGCTCTTTGCTTGCTTCATGTTTGCCGTGACTGGCGCATTTGCGAAGTATCTGAGCAAAGATATGCCTTCTATCGAAGTTGTTTTTTTTAGAAATTTGATCGGACTTTTCATCGTCATCTACGCCATCTATAAATTTCCATTTAAACAAACTGGCGGGCACTTTTTCTTGCTGATGTTTCGCGGTTTTGTGGGCACGGTGGCGCTTTTTGCCTTTTTTTATAACGTCGCACATGTAAATTTGGCCACAGCCTTTACCTTTCAAAAGACAAATCCAATCTTCACAGCCATTCTCGCAGCTATTGTTTTTAAAGAGCGTCTAAGCTCGCTTGGCTGGTTTGCTGTCTTTTTGGGATTTGGCGGAATTTTGCTTGTTATCCAGCCAAATTTAGGTATCAATAAAACCGATATCATCGGCATTTGGAGCGGCCTTGGAGCGGCTATTGCCTACACGAGTGTCAAGGAGCTAAACAAGAGCTACGGCACAAACGTGATCGTGCTAAGCTTCATGCTTTGGGGCTCGTTTTTGCCGCTTATTTGCATGGGGATGGCTGAGTTTTTCACCTATGAGCCTCTTGATTTTTTATTTTCTAAATTTGCTATGCCAAGCTGGCACAACGTCGTGTTTATCTTGCTGATGGGGCTTAGTGGCTACTATTTTCAGGCGTTTATGACAAAGGCATTTGCAGTTGGCAAAAAAGCTGGCGTGATCGCTGCGGTTAGCTACGCTGACGTCATTTTTACGCTTATAATTGGCTATTTTATGGGCGATGCGTTGCCAAATCACCTAGCACTCGCAGGTATCGTGCTTGTTGTGGTGAGTGGAATTTTAGTTGTTAAAGAAAAATAA